The genome window GGTGACTACGATCTGGTCATTACAGATATCATGCTTGAAGGCAGTATGAGTGGCATTACGCTGGTACGAAAAATTCGGCGTATGCAAAGTGAATATAGCAATGTGCCCATTATTGCTACGTCTGGTTTTGACAATATGTCTCGTAAGATTGAACTATTCCATCTTGGCGTTAATGACTATGTGTCAAAACCGATTGTGCGTGAAGAGTTGAGACAGCGTGTATTTAATCATGTCACCAGCTACCAAACGACACAGGAACTGCGTACCCAGCAAAAGTCTTTACACAGTCTGGCTATGCTGGATGATACGACGGGCTTATTTAATCGTCATGCACTTCGTGAATTCGCAGGTAAATACTTCAGTGAGGCTTACCGCTTTAGCCGTTGTTTATCTCTGGCTGTGATTGATATCGATCACCTCAAAGATATTAATGAACATCATGGGTTTGAACGTGGTAATCAGATGTTAGCTGAGCTTGGTTCATGGTTGAAACGTCATGTGCGTGACGTGGATCTTGTTGCTCGCTGGGCTGGTGATGAGTTGGTTTTACTTTTGCCTGAGTGCGACCTAGCTTCAGCAAAAAATATGATGGATCGCATGGTGCAACGTTTGAGAAAACTCAAACCAGCTGACTTAGATGTGATCGTCAGTGTCGGTATTGCTCAATTGCGGCAAACAGATAACGATAATCTCAACAGTTTGTTTGAGTTAGCAGATAAAGCAATGTATCAGGCTAAAATGGCGGGACGTAATTGCGTTAAAGTGTATACAGAGCCTGAATCCATTCCCGAGTTGAGTGGTAACGATTAGCCGTAAAGCTGTTTAAAGAGTTCACACTGGTCTTTGTCCAGCATGAAGATACCGTGGCCACCGTTTTCTAACTCTAGCCAGGTAAACGCAATCTCCGGCCATTTATCATCCACAGCGAGATCGGTGTTACCTACTTCAATAAATATCAGACCATTTTCTGTCAAATGATCGGCCGCACCGGAAAGAATTTTTGTGACTAAGGCTAAACCATTATCATCTGCTTCAAGTGCTGAGTTTGGCTCATGTCGATACTCTTCAGGCAAAGAAGCCATTTCCTCTGCTCCCACATAGGGCGGATTACTGATAATCAGATCATATTTTTCATCGGTAGATATCTTTTGCCATATATCCGACTCAAGCAACGTCAGTTGATCCTCTAATCCATATTTCTGACGATTTACTCTAGCGACATCTAAGGCATCAGAACTGATATCACTGGCTGTGACTTCAGCTTGCTCAAAGGCCATTGCCAATGCGATAGCAATACAACCACTACCAGTACACATATCTATAATTCGTGTGATGGAGTCAGGTTCAGCGACCCATGGTTGGAACTGTGTTTCTATTAATTCAGCAAAAGGGGAGCGGGGAATAAGAACACGTTCATCCACAAAAAAAGGTAAACCAGCAAACCAGGCTTCATTGGTGAGATAAGGTAGTGGAATACGTTTCTCAATCCGCTTTTCAATAGCGATGAGTAGGGTCCGCTTCTCATCCTGCGTGAGTCTGGCGTCGAGAAATACATCCGGAAACGTATCGACAGGAAGATGCAAACTACTTAGTAACAATTGTGATGCTTCATTAAATGCATCCTCATTACCATGACCAAAAAATAATCCCGCTTCATTGAAGCGGGATGTAGACCATCGTAAAAAATCACGAAAAGTATTTAATTCAGATTGAACAGCTAGGTAATCAATCATACGTTTTGTGTGATATCAACAAAGTGACCAGCTATCGCAGCTGCTGCAGCCATGGCGGGGCTAACTAAATGTGTTCTTCCACCTTGCCCCTGACGGCCTTCAAAGTTGCGGTTTGACGTCGATGCACAATGCTCACCTGCTTCGAGACGGTCCGCGTTCATGGCCAGACACATTGAGCAGCCCGGGTCACGCCATTCAAAACCGGCTTCGATAAAGATTTTATCCAAACCTTCTTGCTCTGCTTGTTGTTTAACTAAACCAGAGCCAGGCACAACCATGGCCTGTTTCACACTGTCAGCGACTTTACCGCCCTGAATGGCTTCTGCAGCTTCACGCAGATCTTCAATGCGAGAGTTTGTGCAGGATCCAATGAATACTCGGTCTAAATAGATGTCTGTAATCGGCTGATTAGCTTGTAATCCCATATATTTGAGCGCTTTTTCCATACCGTTGCGTTTAACGGCATCTGATTCTTTGGCAGGATCGGGAATAGACAAATCAACTGAAACAACCATCTCAGGAGACGTGCCCCAAGTGACTTGAGGTTTAATTTCTTCTGCTTTGAGTACCACGACTTTATCAAAATGGGCGCCGTCATCTGAGTGAAGTTCACGCCAAGCGTTGACGGCTTTATCCCAGTTTTCACCAGAGGGCGAAAAAGGACGGTCTTTCAGATAGTTAATCGTGGTTTCGTCAACCGCAATCATCCCCGCACGTGCGCCAGCTTCTATGGTCATATTACAGACTGTCATGCGACCTTCCATACTCAAAGCCTGAATCGCTTCACCGGCAAATTCGATTGCATAGCCTGTACCACCTGCAGTACCGATTTCACCAATGATAGCCAGAACGATATCTTTCGCTGTGATGCCGGGTTTAACCTGACCCTCGACACGCACTTGCATGTTTTTGGACTTACGTTGAATCAGGCATTGAGTCGCCATGACATGTTCGACTTCGGAAGTACCAATACCAAACGCTAGCGCACCGAAAGCACCATGAGTTGATGTGTGAGAGTCACCACAAACTACCGTCATACCAGGCAGTGTCGCGCCTTGCTCGGGTCCAACAACATGCACAATACCTTGCCGTAAATCATTTAATCCAAATTCAGTGATACCAAATTCGACGCAGTTGCTATCGAGCGTATCTACTTGCAAACGTGAAATAGGGTCAGCAATCCCTTGTTCGCGATGTGAAGTGGGGACGTTATGATCTGGCGTCGCTAAAATTGAATTTAGGCGATAAGGTTTACGTTCAGCTAAACGGAGCCCTTCGAATGCTTGGGGGAAGTCACTTCATGAACCAGGTGACGATCAATGTAGAGTAAAGCTGTCGTGCCATCTGACTCAGAACGAACGACATGTTGTTCCCAAAGCTTATCGTAAAGTGTTTTTGCTGACATATCTCTATTAAAACCGATTAGTGAGTTATAAGTATCCTGGCATTATACAGCGTCAGAGATGTAAGCTCTATCTGAACTGATGGCAAAAAAACGGGTAACCCGAAAGTTACCCGTTTCATTTTTACTGCTAAGGAAAAGTGATTATTCCATATTAGCGTGTCTGTATCGCATTTCTTCTTCTGGAATACCTTTCTCATGGATAAGATGAGAAACGATGGCTTCCAAGAAAATCAATGTCGATAATTCAAACATAGTACCCATAGGCATGCCCTTTGTAGGAGCAAAGCTATCATCGTTACCAATTTGAATTGTCTTGTCCGCTATATCACCAATCGTTGAACTTGCTTTAGAGCAGATTAATACTACTTTAGCTTTCTCCGATTTAGCTTTGTTCGCGAATGAAACCAACTGAGTTGTTTCACCTGAACCTGAGATAACGATTAATAAATCGCCTTCACGGATGCTAGGTGTGCTGATTTCACCTTGAACGTATACGGTGTAACCACTATGCATCAACCTCATACCCAAGAAGTTACCAACAAGACGTGAACGTCCGGCACCTGTAATGAAGATGCGTTTAGCACCATCACACATGGCAACGAATTCAGCTTCAAGAGAACTGTCAGTAGCCCCTAAAATATCAGTGATTTTGTTTACAACTAGATCACGATGCATTGTCATTTTTCTAATCCTTATGCTGCGTCAACTAATGCACGCAGTTCTTTTGCAGATTCAGCTGGAGATGGAGCGCCGTAGATAGCCGCACCAACAACAACGATGTCAGCACCAGCTTGAACTGTGCTTTGGATTGTATCTTTGTTGATACCACCAGCAACAGAAACTTTAACGTTCAGACCTAAACCAGCGATAGTTTTCAGATCTTCAAAAGGTGTTTGACCAGCAGCTTGTGCGTCAAGACCAGTGTGAACACCAATGATGTGTGCACCGTTAGAAGCCGCTTCTTTAGCAACAGCCGCTTTATCTTCAACACCGATTAAATCGATTTGAGCTTCAGCGTTATTTGCGTTAGCAGCTTTGATAACGCCTTTCATTGTAGCCATGTCAGAAGCACCTAAAACTGTAGTGATGTCACCACCAGCTTCAAAGAAAGGAGTCGCTTCGTATTCACCAGCGTCCATTGTTTTCAGGTCAACCAGGATTTTTTTGTCTGGGTGAGCTGCTTTCAATGCCTTAACCAGTTTCAGACCGTTGT of Methylophaga marina contains these proteins:
- a CDS encoding diguanylate cyclase domain-containing protein, with protein sequence MLNALVIDSSPDFCEHMFNLLESAGFNVDTAKTGGEGLVKAAAGKYRLVCCSDNLSDYASSEFCSQLRALKGYDFATLLVLTEHDNSKILKQALLAGATDIFSKSDMSEMDTYLCRISQRETRQLSGRVLFIEDSRVLQTIIIDLLTDMGLDVDAYNYAESAWEAFKGGDYDLVITDIMLEGSMSGITLVRKIRRMQSEYSNVPIIATSGFDNMSRKIELFHLGVNDYVSKPIVREELRQRVFNHVTSYQTTQELRTQQKSLHSLAMLDDTTGLFNRHALREFAGKYFSEAYRFSRCLSLAVIDIDHLKDINEHHGFERGNQMLAELGSWLKRHVRDVDLVARWAGDELVLLLPECDLASAKNMMDRMVQRLRKLKPADLDVIVSVGIAQLRQTDNDNLNSLFELADKAMYQAKMAGRNCVKVYTEPESIPELSGND
- the prmB gene encoding 50S ribosomal protein L3 N(5)-glutamine methyltransferase: MIDYLAVQSELNTFRDFLRWSTSRFNEAGLFFGHGNEDAFNEASQLLLSSLHLPVDTFPDVFLDARLTQDEKRTLLIAIEKRIEKRIPLPYLTNEAWFAGLPFFVDERVLIPRSPFAELIETQFQPWVAEPDSITRIIDMCTGSGCIAIALAMAFEQAEVTASDISSDALDVARVNRQKYGLEDQLTLLESDIWQKISTDEKYDLIISNPPYVGAEEMASLPEEYRHEPNSALEADDNGLALVTKILSGAADHLTENGLIFIEVGNTDLAVDDKWPEIAFTWLELENGGHGIFMLDKDQCELFKQLYG
- the hxlB gene encoding 6-phospho-3-hexuloisomerase, yielding MTMHRDLVVNKITDILGATDSSLEAEFVAMCDGAKRIFITGAGRSRLVGNFLGMRLMHSGYTVYVQGEISTPSIREGDLLIVISGSGETTQLVSFANKAKSEKAKVVLICSKASSTIGDIADKTIQIGNDDSFAPTKGMPMGTMFELSTLIFLEAIVSHLIHEKGIPEEEMRYRHANME
- the hxlA gene encoding 3-hexulose-6-phosphate synthase, translated to MAEIQMALDSLDFDATMALAEQVAPYVDILEIGTPCIKYNGLKLVKALKAAHPDKKILVDLKTMDAGEYEATPFFEAGGDITTVLGASDMATMKGVIKAANANNAEAQIDLIGVEDKAAVAKEAASNGAHIIGVHTGLDAQAAGQTPFEDLKTIAGLGLNVKVSVAGGINKDTIQSTVQAGADIVVVGAAIYGAPSPAESAKELRALVDAA